The Oscillospiraceae bacterium genome contains a region encoding:
- the ilvD_2 gene encoding dihydroxy-acid dehydratase, producing MRSDNVKQGPERCPNRSLFYALGFTDEELERPLVGVVSAFSEIVPGHAHLDKIAQAVKDGVRMAGGTPVMVPAIGVCDGIAMGHEGMKYSLPSRELICDSIETMATAHQFDALVLVPNCDKIVPGMLMAAARLNLPAVVASGGPMLAGKQGERRVSLSQMFEAVGSYKGGLIDAATLDDYTKNTCPGCGSCAGMYTANSMNCLAEAIGMALPGNGTIPAVYSARVQLAKHAGMQVMKLLEKGLRPRDILTPEAFENALATDMALGCSTNSVLHLLAIAHEAKVPMDLETINKMSARVPNFCHLAPAGPTHIEDLYAAGGVPAVMNQLAQLGLLHTGLPTVTGRTIGENIAGAANRDPDAIRPTDRPYSPTGGIAVLWGNIAQNGGVVKRSAVAPEMLVHEGPARVFDGEEGAIAAIYAGEIKPGDVVVIRYEGPKGGPGMREMLNPTSALAGMGLDKSVALITDGRFSGASRGASIGHVSPEAAVGGEIALVQEGDRIFIDIPAGRLELLVSAEELERRRAQWKAPAPKVTEGWLARYARLVSSANTGAVLE from the coding sequence ATGAGAAGCGACAATGTGAAACAGGGGCCGGAGCGCTGCCCCAACCGCAGCCTGTTCTATGCCCTGGGCTTTACCGACGAGGAGCTGGAGCGGCCGCTGGTGGGGGTGGTGAGCGCCTTCAGCGAGATTGTGCCGGGGCACGCCCACCTGGACAAGATCGCCCAGGCGGTGAAGGACGGGGTGCGCATGGCCGGCGGCACACCGGTGATGGTGCCCGCCATCGGCGTGTGCGACGGGATTGCCATGGGGCACGAGGGCATGAAGTACAGCCTGCCCAGCAGGGAGCTGATCTGCGATTCCATCGAGACCATGGCTACCGCACATCAGTTTGACGCGCTGGTGCTGGTGCCCAACTGCGACAAGATCGTGCCCGGCATGCTGATGGCCGCCGCCCGGCTGAACCTGCCGGCCGTGGTGGCCAGCGGCGGGCCCATGCTGGCGGGCAAGCAGGGGGAGCGGCGGGTGAGCCTTTCGCAGATGTTCGAGGCGGTGGGCAGCTACAAGGGCGGCCTGATTGACGCGGCCACCCTGGACGACTACACCAAAAACACCTGCCCGGGCTGCGGCTCCTGCGCAGGCATGTACACCGCCAACAGCATGAACTGCCTGGCCGAGGCCATTGGCATGGCGCTGCCCGGCAACGGCACCATCCCGGCGGTATACTCGGCCCGGGTGCAGCTGGCAAAGCACGCCGGCATGCAGGTGATGAAGCTGCTGGAAAAGGGCCTGCGCCCGCGGGACATCCTGACCCCCGAGGCGTTTGAAAACGCCCTGGCCACGGATATGGCGCTGGGCTGCAGCACCAACAGCGTGCTGCATCTTTTGGCCATTGCCCACGAGGCAAAGGTGCCCATGGATCTGGAAACCATCAACAAAATGAGCGCCAGGGTGCCGAACTTCTGTCACCTGGCCCCGGCCGGGCCCACCCACATTGAGGATCTGTATGCGGCGGGGGGCGTGCCCGCGGTGATGAACCAACTGGCCCAGCTGGGCCTTCTGCACACCGGGCTGCCCACCGTGACCGGCAGGACGATCGGCGAAAATATCGCCGGCGCGGCCAACCGGGACCCTGATGCCATCCGGCCCACCGACCGGCCCTACAGCCCCACCGGGGGCATTGCGGTGCTGTGGGGCAACATTGCCCAAAACGGCGGCGTGGTAAAGCGCAGCGCCGTGGCGCCGGAAATGCTGGTGCACGAGGGCCCGGCCCGGGTGTTCGACGGCGAGGAGGGGGCCATTGCGGCCATCTACGCGGGGGAAATAAAGCCGGGCGACGTGGTGGTGATCCGCTACGAGGGGCCCAAGGGCGGCCCGGGCATGCGGGAGATGCTCAACCCCACCAGCGCGCTGGCGGGCATGGGGCTGGATAAATCGGTGGCGCTGATCACCGACGGCCGGTTTTCCGGCGCGTCCCGCGGGGCGTCGATCGGGCATGTGAGCCCGGAGGCCGCCGTGGGCGGCGAGATCGCCCTGGTGCAGGAGGGGGACCGCATTTTCATCGACATCCCGGCCGGGCGGCTGGAGCTGTTGGTGAGCGCGGAGGAGCTGGAACGCCGCCGCGCGCAGTGGAAGGCCCCCGCGCCCAAGGTCACCGAGGGGTGGCTGGCCCGTTACGCGCGGCTGGTGAGCAGCGCAAACACCGGCGCGGTGCTGGAATAA
- a CDS encoding sodium-dependent transporter, with amino-acid sequence MKRETFGSRLGFLLLSAGCAIGIGNVWRFPYVVGQNGGGAFVLLYLLFLAAVGVPVLTMEFAIGRASKKSCVAAYQQLEPKGAKWHWHGKVAMLGNYVLMAFYTTVAGWMLYYFYRFLTGGLSGLDPAGVGQAFQGMLGEPGTMTLWMLIVVAAGFAVCSLGLRKGVERITKWMMLALLAIMVVLAANSLFLPGGAQGARFYLVPDFSVMVKDTPLATLKATLNVVVAALNQSFFTLSLGIGAMLIFGSYLGRERSLLGESVNIALLDTFVAFVSGLIIFPACFAYNVPADSGPSLIFITLPNVFNAMGGGRVWGSLFFLFMSFAAFSTIVAVFENILACTMDLTAWSRKKAALVNGLAVAAISLPCVLGYNVWSGFMPLGAGSAVLDLEDYLVSNILLPGGSLVYLFFCISRVGWGFKNYQAEANQGKGLKVPGWIRGYVTYVLPVIVGLLFIKSIFRW; translated from the coding sequence ATGAAAAGAGAAACCTTCGGCTCGCGCCTGGGCTTTTTGCTGCTCAGCGCCGGGTGCGCCATCGGCATCGGCAATGTGTGGCGCTTCCCCTATGTGGTGGGGCAGAACGGCGGCGGCGCGTTTGTGCTGCTGTACCTGCTGTTTTTGGCGGCGGTGGGTGTGCCGGTGCTCACCATGGAGTTTGCCATTGGCCGCGCCAGCAAAAAAAGCTGTGTGGCGGCCTACCAGCAGCTGGAGCCAAAGGGCGCCAAGTGGCATTGGCACGGCAAGGTAGCCATGCTGGGCAACTACGTGCTCATGGCCTTTTATACCACGGTGGCGGGCTGGATGCTGTATTATTTCTACCGCTTTTTGACCGGGGGGCTCTCGGGGCTGGACCCCGCGGGCGTGGGCCAGGCGTTCCAGGGCATGCTGGGCGAACCCGGCACCATGACCCTGTGGATGCTGATCGTGGTGGCGGCCGGGTTTGCCGTGTGCTCGCTGGGGCTGCGAAAAGGCGTGGAGCGCATTACCAAATGGATGATGTTGGCGCTGCTGGCGATCATGGTGGTGCTGGCGGCGAACAGCCTGTTTTTGCCCGGCGGAGCCCAGGGCGCCCGCTTTTACCTGGTGCCGGACTTTTCGGTGATGGTGAAGGACACCCCCCTGGCGACCCTGAAAGCCACCCTGAACGTGGTGGTGGCGGCCCTGAACCAGAGCTTTTTTACCCTGAGCCTGGGCATCGGGGCAATGCTGATCTTCGGCAGTTACCTGGGGCGGGAGCGCAGCCTGCTGGGCGAGAGCGTGAACATTGCCCTGCTGGACACCTTTGTGGCGTTTGTGAGCGGGCTGATCATCTTCCCGGCCTGCTTTGCCTACAATGTTCCGGCCGACAGCGGCCCCTCGCTGATCTTCATCACCCTGCCCAATGTGTTCAACGCCATGGGGGGCGGCAGGGTGTGGGGCAGCCTGTTCTTTTTGTTCATGAGCTTTGCCGCCTTTTCCACCATTGTGGCGGTGTTTGAAAACATCCTGGCCTGCACCATGGACCTTACCGCCTGGAGCCGCAAAAAAGCGGCCCTGGTGAACGGCCTGGCGGTGGCGGCCATCTCGCTGCCCTGCGTGCTGGGCTACAACGTTTGGTCCGGCTTTATGCCGCTGGGGGCGGGCAGCGCGGTGCTGGACCTGGAGGACTATCTGGTGAGCAACATCCTGCTGCCCGGCGGCAGCCTGGTCTACCTGTTTTTCTGCATCAGCCGTGTGGGCTGGGGCTTCAAAAATTACCAGGCCGAGGCAAACCAGGGCAAGGGCCTGAAGGTGCCCGGCTGGATCCGGGGGTATGTGACCTATGTGCTGCCGGTGATCGTGGGGCTGCTGTTCATCAAGAGCATTTTCCGCTGGTAA
- a CDS encoding sodium transporter has translation METLKKVSKFVGKYMAFIVVAVAVLAFFVPASFLWVGKDWNFVTRLVSVNNLLMVVMFGMGLTLKLEDFKVVFTRPKDVVVGVAAQFLIMPLLAFLLVKVFSLPPELAVGVMLVGTCPGGTSSNVMTFLAKGDVALSVGMTACSTVLAPVLTPALTWLYLHETVTVDPVSMFTSIVKIVIVPIALGFLVNKFFGKFTQAAVEVLPLVSVAAIVTIVGAVVAPNQQKLFANGLLILGVVVLHNLLGYACGYGVGKALKLNDAKCNALSIEVGMQNSGLATSLAGTVFPDLALATVPGALFSVWHNISGSIVANLMAARAEKKAAEAQAAQPEAETAPAEA, from the coding sequence ATGGAAACATTGAAAAAGGTAAGCAAATTTGTGGGCAAATACATGGCGTTCATTGTGGTGGCCGTTGCGGTACTGGCCTTTTTTGTGCCCGCCTCGTTTTTGTGGGTGGGCAAGGACTGGAACTTTGTTACCAGGCTGGTGAGCGTGAACAACCTGCTGATGGTGGTTATGTTCGGCATGGGCCTGACCCTGAAGCTGGAGGACTTTAAGGTGGTGTTCACCCGCCCCAAGGATGTGGTGGTGGGCGTGGCGGCCCAATTTTTGATCATGCCGCTGCTGGCCTTTTTGCTGGTGAAGGTGTTCAGCCTGCCCCCCGAGCTGGCGGTGGGTGTGATGCTGGTGGGCACCTGCCCCGGCGGCACCTCCTCCAACGTGATGACCTTTTTGGCCAAGGGCGACGTGGCCCTTTCGGTGGGCATGACCGCCTGCTCCACCGTGCTGGCCCCCGTGCTCACCCCCGCGCTCACCTGGCTGTACCTGCACGAAACCGTGACCGTGGACCCGGTGAGCATGTTCACCAGCATTGTGAAGATCGTGATCGTGCCCATTGCCCTGGGCTTTTTGGTGAACAAGTTCTTCGGCAAGTTCACCCAGGCCGCGGTGGAGGTGCTGCCCCTGGTGAGCGTGGCGGCCATTGTGACCATTGTGGGCGCGGTGGTGGCTCCGAACCAGCAGAAGCTGTTCGCCAACGGCCTGCTTATTCTGGGCGTGGTGGTGCTGCACAACCTTTTGGGCTACGCCTGCGGCTACGGCGTGGGCAAGGCGCTCAAGCTGAACGACGCCAAGTGCAACGCGCTTTCCATTGAGGTGGGCATGCAGAACAGCGGCCTTGCCACAAGCCTTGCGGGCACCGTGTTCCCGGATCTTGCCCTGGCCACCGTGCCCGGCGCGCTGTTCAGCGTGTGGCACAACATTTCCGGTTCCATCGTGGCGAACCTGATGGCCGCCCGCGCCGAAAAGAAGGCGGCAGAGGCGCAGGCCGCGCAGCCCGAGGCGGAAACGGCCCCGGCAGAAGCCTGA
- a CDS encoding MerR family transcriptional regulator: MLSIGAFSKLCRVSTKTLRYYAEIGLLMPSEINPVNGYRYYAVEQLETMLFINRMKGYSFSLDEIRELLKSKEAGDQGLCRAFLQKKGAIEKQMRDCECVLEQLGGDLEALQQGRSIMAYMEQLRVQLVKAPDMRLLSVRKMVQAEEYPKEYAGCFGRLFQKIAVEKLNMTAPPMALFHSAEYTPAGLDTEFAVPVEQAAAGTRDFCPGLCLKTEVRGAYAQLPAAYAKQLEWAQREGYECTDALYEVYVTDPVEAAAESEYLTEVYCPVKKIAL; encoded by the coding sequence ATGTTATCCATTGGAGCGTTTTCAAAGCTGTGCAGGGTGTCCACAAAAACACTCCGGTATTACGCAGAGATCGGGCTTCTGATGCCCAGTGAGATCAATCCGGTAAACGGATACCGCTATTACGCCGTGGAGCAGCTTGAGACCATGCTGTTCATCAACCGCATGAAAGGGTATTCTTTTTCGCTGGACGAGATCCGGGAGCTTTTGAAATCAAAGGAGGCGGGGGACCAGGGCCTTTGCCGCGCATTCCTGCAGAAAAAGGGGGCGATTGAAAAGCAGATGCGGGACTGCGAATGTGTTTTGGAACAGCTGGGCGGCGATCTGGAAGCGCTGCAGCAGGGAAGATCCATTATGGCATACATGGAACAGCTCCGGGTGCAGCTGGTAAAGGCGCCGGACATGCGGCTTTTGTCGGTGCGAAAAATGGTGCAGGCCGAGGAATACCCGAAGGAGTATGCCGGGTGCTTCGGCAGGCTGTTTCAAAAGATCGCGGTGGAAAAGCTAAACATGACGGCCCCCCCGATGGCGCTTTTCCACAGCGCGGAATACACCCCCGCCGGCCTGGATACGGAATTCGCGGTGCCGGTGGAGCAAGCCGCAGCCGGAACAAGAGACTTTTGCCCCGGGCTGTGTTTGAAAACGGAGGTGCGCGGGGCTTACGCGCAGCTTCCCGCGGCATATGCAAAACAGCTGGAGTGGGCGCAGCGGGAGGGATATGAGTGCACCGATGCGCTCTATGAAGTGTACGTGACCGACCCGGTGGAGGCCGCGGCAGAGAGCGAATATCTGACAGAAGTTTACTGCCCGGTGAAAAAGATCGCCTTGTAA
- a CDS encoding membrane protein, which translates to MHLSWKRLQWLRAKRYLRENKGPVGALLAGGAALCLFWAARGSTACMDWFIRYAAAPWKRFWGAAADPLPFSLCEALCTALGLWLIFMAVRTVQKQLEGRRVLGRRLISLAALAVWGYAGVCAFWGVHYYGTGFSQKSGLEPAPVSVEALAATTRWFAQGASRTAAGVQRGADGCFEGDKAAILAYGSRSYEQLVTEWPFLQGPDRAPKPAVYSWFMSAAGFTGYLFPYLGESTLNVHCPGVYLPVTVAHEMAHQRGVAPEQEANFLGIAACLTSPDPVYQYSGWLFGYSHLSSALYSADQKAWQEIWDELDEGCQADIRQNNAYWDSFRSPVTTLVQSGYENFLQGYGQTLGLASYGACVDLLVARYGAAALAGQPPL; encoded by the coding sequence GTGCATCTTTCCTGGAAAAGGCTGCAATGGCTGCGCGCAAAACGGTATCTGCGCGAAAACAAGGGCCCTGTGGGCGCGCTGCTGGCCGGCGGAGCCGCACTGTGCCTGTTCTGGGCCGCCCGGGGCAGCACCGCCTGCATGGACTGGTTCATCCGCTATGCGGCCGCCCCCTGGAAGCGGTTTTGGGGCGCGGCGGCGGACCCGCTGCCCTTTTCGCTGTGCGAGGCGCTGTGCACGGCGCTGGGCCTGTGGCTGATCTTTATGGCCGTGCGCACGGTGCAAAAACAGCTGGAGGGGCGGCGCGTGCTGGGGCGGAGGCTGATCAGCCTGGCGGCCCTGGCGGTGTGGGGCTACGCGGGCGTTTGCGCCTTTTGGGGGGTGCACTATTACGGCACAGGCTTTTCGCAAAAGAGCGGCCTGGAGCCCGCGCCGGTGAGCGTGGAAGCGCTGGCGGCAACCACCCGGTGGTTTGCCCAGGGCGCGTCCCGCACGGCGGCGGGGGTGCAGCGCGGCGCGGACGGCTGCTTTGAGGGCGACAAGGCGGCGATCCTGGCTTACGGCAGCCGCAGTTACGAACAGCTGGTAACGGAATGGCCCTTTTTGCAGGGGCCGGACCGGGCCCCCAAGCCCGCGGTTTATTCCTGGTTCATGAGCGCGGCGGGCTTTACGGGGTATTTGTTCCCCTACCTTGGCGAGAGCACCCTGAATGTGCACTGCCCCGGGGTGTATCTGCCGGTCACTGTGGCCCACGAGATGGCGCACCAGCGGGGGGTGGCGCCCGAGCAGGAAGCGAACTTTTTGGGCATTGCCGCCTGCCTGACCTCCCCCGACCCGGTGTATCAATACTCCGGGTGGCTGTTTGGCTACTCGCACCTGTCCAGCGCGCTTTATTCCGCCGACCAAAAGGCCTGGCAGGAGATATGGGATGAGCTGGACGAGGGCTGCCAGGCGGATATCCGGCAGAACAATGCCTATTGGGATTCCTTCCGCTCGCCGGTCACCACCCTGGTGCAAAGCGGCTACGAGAATTTTTTGCAGGGCTATGGCCAGACCCTGGGCCTTGCCAGCTATGGCGCCTGCGTGGACCTTTTGGTGGCGCGGTATGGAGCGGCGGCGCTGGCCGGGCAGCCGCCCTTGTAA
- a CDS encoding 6-aminohexanoate-dimer hydrolase, which produces MEKERTAQLERVIRQEHPNVAGIVVRKDGEAVYEKYFNGCTGASRVHVFSVTKSVVSALVGIAIDKGYIKSTDQKVADFFPEYAAENGSLDQVTLKNLLTMTAPYNYRLGPYKKYFTSDDWVKFSLGLLGGGRRVGTFRYAPLIGPDILSGILRRATGQPVLSFARENLFLPLGISVEENIVFGSKEEQMAFNKATNVNGWVADPQGTNAAAWGLCLSAGEMAALGQLYLNGGLWNGTRILAEEWIDESTSEQTRWKQRGLPYGYLWWGDPDAEHAYAAMGDGGNIIYVDVKRNMVVAIAAVFAPRAKDRIKFIKECVEPLWEEGPS; this is translated from the coding sequence ATGGAAAAAGAAAGAACGGCGCAGCTGGAACGCGTGATCCGGCAGGAGCACCCCAACGTTGCCGGCATTGTGGTGCGGAAAGACGGCGAAGCTGTGTATGAAAAATATTTTAACGGCTGCACCGGGGCCAGCCGTGTGCATGTGTTTTCGGTGACGAAAAGCGTGGTCTCAGCGCTGGTAGGCATCGCCATTGACAAAGGATATATTAAAAGCACGGATCAGAAGGTAGCGGACTTTTTTCCGGAATATGCGGCGGAAAACGGCAGCCTAGATCAGGTGACGCTCAAAAACCTGCTGACGATGACCGCCCCTTACAACTACCGGCTTGGGCCCTACAAAAAATATTTTACGAGCGACGACTGGGTGAAGTTTTCGCTTGGGCTGCTGGGCGGGGGCAGGCGGGTGGGAACCTTCCGCTACGCGCCCCTGATCGGGCCGGATATCCTGTCGGGCATTTTGAGGAGGGCGACGGGGCAGCCGGTGCTCAGCTTTGCAAGGGAGAACCTTTTTCTGCCGCTGGGGATCTCTGTGGAAGAAAATATAGTTTTTGGCAGCAAAGAAGAACAGATGGCGTTTAATAAGGCCACCAACGTGAACGGGTGGGTGGCTGACCCCCAGGGCACAAATGCCGCGGCGTGGGGGCTTTGCCTCTCGGCGGGGGAGATGGCGGCGCTGGGGCAGCTGTATTTGAATGGGGGCTTGTGGAACGGAACGCGCATTCTGGCGGAGGAGTGGATCGATGAAAGCACTTCGGAGCAAACCCGATGGAAACAGCGCGGCCTTCCGTATGGGTACCTGTGGTGGGGCGACCCCGATGCGGAACACGCCTATGCGGCTATGGGCGATGGCGGAAATATCATTTATGTGGATGTGAAGCGGAACATGGTGGTGGCCATTGCGGCTGTTTTTGCCCCGCGGGCAAAGGACAGGATCAAGTTTATAAAGGAATGCGTGGAGCCCCTGTGGGAGGAGGGGCCTTCATAA